Proteins from a genomic interval of Lolium perenne isolate Kyuss_39 chromosome 1, Kyuss_2.0, whole genome shotgun sequence:
- the LOC127317212 gene encoding uncharacterized protein, whose translation MGHAITGGGFYNIEVEPLRGGQTPGEVFAAIITFKGKPLSEEQLSDELKHLVDELWDWQVRKLSEVEFSVAFPSRETLRLSTGSGKLYLPLSKTETAIREAFLAPRPSVVLPSTWVRLTGVPEDLMTKERLMAAFVMIGRPFDVDELSLLKRDTEPIRMRFHCRYPERIKGSVQVFVNGEGFTVGVQAEAPPHGGAGGSGGGAPPPPPREEDEEDSDEFSTDSEWNKHGRRRRNKDNSNDKDKGQEKDKGPASTTAGKGSKGTTTGGQGAMSAPPPGKGRVDGPSSFDQYGSNLRKDTLPFSFPALEGHGGGKVLLGAEGDEAGLPGLEGSSVSTVSDPLPSWSVDSPSSQGPPAKLARLELVSEPQPKGKELAGEAQGMEVEGKLVMSDVETGGGQRLQGPVLQDLQKEAQVGTPMARGPRSMAIPYVRKATPATTSVVRKSARNTGGASAVSILERAQLLTADKNLENAKENAKVAEKEVEGPCKAKGPRDAGRADGRA comes from the exons ATGGGGCACGCCATCACCGGAGGAGGCTTCTACAACATTGAGGTGGAACCTCTTCGTGGTGGTCAGACACCGGGGGAGGTGTTTGCAGCGATCATCACCTTCAAGGGGAAGCCTTTGTCGGAGGAGCAGCTCTCGGATGAACTCAAACACCTGGTGGACGAACTGTGGGATTGGCAAGTCCGCAAGCTGTCGGAAGTGGAGTTCTCCGTGGCCTTCCCGTCGCGTGAGACCTTGAGGCTGAGCACTGGCAGCGGCAAGCTATATCTGCCGTTGAGCAAGACTGAGACGGCGATCCGGGAGGCCTTCCTCGCACCTAGACCCTCGGTGGTTCTTCCATCCACCTGGGTTAGGCTGACTGGAGTCCCTGAGGACCTCATGACTAAGGAGAGACTCATGGCTGCTTTCGTGATGATAGGGAGACCTTTTGATGTGGACGAATTGTCCTTGCTGAAGAGGGACACGGAGCCAATAAGGATGCGTTTCCATTGCCGCTATCCAGAGAGGATCAAGGGATCGGTCCAAGTGTTCGTTAACGGTGAGGGTTTCACCGTGGGGGTGCAGGCCGAAGCGCCGCCCCATGGGGGTGCGGGAGGGTCGGGTGGTGgtgcgccaccgcctccgcctcgtgaggaggacgaggaggattcAGATGAATTCTCGACTGACAGCGAGTGGAACAAGCACGGACGGCGGAGGCGGAACAAGGACAACTCCAATGACAAGGACAAGGGACAAGAGAAAGATAAGGGCCCGGCGTCGACTACCGCGGGGAAGGGCTCCAAGGGGACGACCACGGGTGGGCAAGGGGCCATGTCGGCGCCGCCGCCAGGGAAAGGGAGGGTAGATGGCCCTTCCTCGTTCGACCAATATGGGTCCAATCTGCGGAAGGACACTCTGCCGTTCTCCTTCCCCGCGCTCGAGGGGCATGGAGGAGGAAAGGTGCTGCTGGGGGCGGAGGGTGACGAGGCTGGGCTGCCGGGACTGGAAGGGTCCTCTGTCTCGACCGTGTCTGACCCGCTTCCCTCCTGGTCAGTGGATAGCCCATCTTCCCAGGGCCCACCGGCCAAGCTGGCAAGGCTGGAGCTTGTGTCGGAGCCGCAGCCAAAGGGGAAGGAGCTGGCTGGGGAGGCGCAAGGCATGGAGGTGGAAGGGAAACTGGTGATGTCGGATGTTGAGACGGGTGGGGGGCAGCGACTGCAGGGGCCGGTGCTCCAAGACCTGCAGAAGGAGGCGCAGGTGGGGACGCCGATGGCTCGTGGGCCGCGCTCCATGGCCATCCCCTACGTGCGGAAGGCGACGCCGGCAACCACGTCCGTCGTCCGCAAGAGCGCGCGGAACACCGGCGGAGCGTCGGCTGTGTCGATCCTGGAGCGGGCGCAACTTCTTACCGCGGACAAGAACCTGGAGAACGCCAAGGAGAACGCCAAGGTCGCCGAGAAAG AGGTGGAGGGTCCTTGTAAGGCCAAGGGACCGAGAGATGCTGGACGTGCTGATGGGCGAGCTTAG
- the LOC127317197 gene encoding beta-glucosidase 22 isoform X2, giving the protein MRTEEAQASGTLLLMQEDVELMSETGLEAYRFSISWSRLIPRGRGPVNPKGLEYYNNLINELTKRGIQIHVTLYHLDFPQILEDEYHGWLSPRVVDDFTAFADTCFREFGDRVQHWTTMDEPNVISVAAYDSGAFPPCRCSAPFGVNCTAGNSTVEPYTVAHNSILAHASAVRLYKEKYQATQKGVVGMNVYSFWNYPFSSSPADITATQRSLDFMIGWILDPLVYGDYPEIMKKKVGSRLPSFTKEQSELIRGAIDFVGINHYTSVYVSDRKSSADTSLRDYNADMSATFRKSRNDSGTGQFIPINMPNDPEGLQCMLKYLTDRYPSIPIYVQENGYGQLLVDSVNDHNRVEYLSGYIGSTLDALRNGANVKGYFVWSFMDVFELLAGNYLRYGLHYIDFQDPGLARQPKLSAKWYSKFLRSEIGINLENMVSPNARSHAQE; this is encoded by the exons ATGAGGACGGAAGAAGCCCAAGCATCTGGGACACTTTTACtcatgcag GAGGATGTGGAGTTGATGAGCGAGACTGGCCTGGAGGCCTACCGGTTCTCCATTTCTTGGTCTAGGCTCATTCCAA GAGGAAGAGGACCCGTCAATCCCAAGGGGCTGGAGTATTACAACAACCTGATAAACGAGCTAACAAAACGAG GAATCCAGATACATGTGACTCTGTACCACCTTGATTTCCCTCAGATCCTGGAAGACGAGTACCATGGCTGGCTGAGCCCCAGGGTCGT GGATGACTTCACGGCGTTCGCGGATACGTGCTTCCGGGAGTTCGGCGACCGGGTGCAGCACTGGACCACCATGGACGAGCCCAACGTGATCTCCGTTGCTGCCTACGACAGCGGCGCCTTCCCGCCGTGCCGCTGCTCAGCGCCCTTCGGAGTCAACTGCACGGCGGGGAACTCCACCGTGGAGCCCTACACCGTGGCGCACAACTCCATCCTTGCCCACGCTTCCGCCGTCAGGCTCTACAAGGAAAAGTACCAGGCCACGCAGAAGGGCGTCGTCGGCATGAACGTCTACAGTTTCTGGAACTACCCCTTCTCCTCCAGCCCCGCCGACATCACCGCCACCCAGAGATCGCTCGACTTCATGATCGGCTG GATCTTGGACCCCTTGGTATATGGAGACTATCCTGAGATCATGAAGAAGAAAGTTGGATCACGGCTTCCATCATTCACAAAAGAACAGTCCGAGCTAATCCGTGGAGCCATCGATTTCGTCGGTATAAACCACTACACGTCGGTGTACGTGAGCGACAGGAAGAGCAGCGCCGACACCAGCCTCCGGGACTACAATGCCGATATGTCGGCCACCTTCAGAA AGTCAAGGAATGATAGTGGTACTGGTCAG TTTATCCCTATCAACATGCCGAATGATCCGGAAGGGCTGCAGTGTATGCTCAAGTACCTCACAGACAGATACCCGAGCATTCCTATCTACGTGCAAGAAAATG GCTATGGACAGCTCTTGGTCGACTCGGTTAATGATCATAACagagtggagtacttgagtggctACATCGGCAGCACGCTGGATGCACTCAG GAACGGAGCCAACGTAAAGGGCTACTTTGTTTGGTCATTCATGGATGTGTTCGAGCTACTAGCGGGCAATTATTTGCGATACGGACTGCACTACATCGACTTCCAGGATCCTGGGCTGGCAAGGCAGCCAAAGCTCTCTGCCAAGTGGTACTCCAAGTTCTTGAGGAGTGAAATTGGGATAAACTTAGAGAACATGGTTAGTCCCAATGCAAGGTCACATGCTCAGGAATGA
- the LOC127317197 gene encoding beta-glucosidase 22 isoform X1, giving the protein MRAVELLLVLLLSVEPWRGGGGPAAARALSYTRADFPRDFVFGAGTSAYQYEGATDEDGRSPSIWDTFTHAGKMPDKSTGDLAADGYHRYKEDVELMSETGLEAYRFSISWSRLIPRGRGPVNPKGLEYYNNLINELTKRGIQIHVTLYHLDFPQILEDEYHGWLSPRVVDDFTAFADTCFREFGDRVQHWTTMDEPNVISVAAYDSGAFPPCRCSAPFGVNCTAGNSTVEPYTVAHNSILAHASAVRLYKEKYQATQKGVVGMNVYSFWNYPFSSSPADITATQRSLDFMIGWILDPLVYGDYPEIMKKKVGSRLPSFTKEQSELIRGAIDFVGINHYTSVYVSDRKSSADTSLRDYNADMSATFRKSRNDSGTGQFIPINMPNDPEGLQCMLKYLTDRYPSIPIYVQENGYGQLLVDSVNDHNRVEYLSGYIGSTLDALRNGANVKGYFVWSFMDVFELLAGNYLRYGLHYIDFQDPGLARQPKLSAKWYSKFLRSEIGINLENMVSPNARSHAQE; this is encoded by the exons ATGAGGGCCGTGGAGCTGTTGCTGGTCCTGCTGCTCTCTGTCGAGCcatggcgaggcggcggcggtcCGGCGGCGGCTCGCGCTCTCAGCTACACCAGGGCGGACTTTCCCCGGGACTTCGTCTTCGGGGCCGGCACGTCGGCCTACCAG TACGAAGGGGCGACGGATGAGGACGGAAGAAGCCCAAGCATCTGGGACACTTTTACtcatgcag GGAAAATGCCAGACAAGAGCACCGGCGATTTGGCCGCAGACGGCTACCACAGATACAAG GAGGATGTGGAGTTGATGAGCGAGACTGGCCTGGAGGCCTACCGGTTCTCCATTTCTTGGTCTAGGCTCATTCCAA GAGGAAGAGGACCCGTCAATCCCAAGGGGCTGGAGTATTACAACAACCTGATAAACGAGCTAACAAAACGAG GAATCCAGATACATGTGACTCTGTACCACCTTGATTTCCCTCAGATCCTGGAAGACGAGTACCATGGCTGGCTGAGCCCCAGGGTCGT GGATGACTTCACGGCGTTCGCGGATACGTGCTTCCGGGAGTTCGGCGACCGGGTGCAGCACTGGACCACCATGGACGAGCCCAACGTGATCTCCGTTGCTGCCTACGACAGCGGCGCCTTCCCGCCGTGCCGCTGCTCAGCGCCCTTCGGAGTCAACTGCACGGCGGGGAACTCCACCGTGGAGCCCTACACCGTGGCGCACAACTCCATCCTTGCCCACGCTTCCGCCGTCAGGCTCTACAAGGAAAAGTACCAGGCCACGCAGAAGGGCGTCGTCGGCATGAACGTCTACAGTTTCTGGAACTACCCCTTCTCCTCCAGCCCCGCCGACATCACCGCCACCCAGAGATCGCTCGACTTCATGATCGGCTG GATCTTGGACCCCTTGGTATATGGAGACTATCCTGAGATCATGAAGAAGAAAGTTGGATCACGGCTTCCATCATTCACAAAAGAACAGTCCGAGCTAATCCGTGGAGCCATCGATTTCGTCGGTATAAACCACTACACGTCGGTGTACGTGAGCGACAGGAAGAGCAGCGCCGACACCAGCCTCCGGGACTACAATGCCGATATGTCGGCCACCTTCAGAA AGTCAAGGAATGATAGTGGTACTGGTCAG TTTATCCCTATCAACATGCCGAATGATCCGGAAGGGCTGCAGTGTATGCTCAAGTACCTCACAGACAGATACCCGAGCATTCCTATCTACGTGCAAGAAAATG GCTATGGACAGCTCTTGGTCGACTCGGTTAATGATCATAACagagtggagtacttgagtggctACATCGGCAGCACGCTGGATGCACTCAG GAACGGAGCCAACGTAAAGGGCTACTTTGTTTGGTCATTCATGGATGTGTTCGAGCTACTAGCGGGCAATTATTTGCGATACGGACTGCACTACATCGACTTCCAGGATCCTGGGCTGGCAAGGCAGCCAAAGCTCTCTGCCAAGTGGTACTCCAAGTTCTTGAGGAGTGAAATTGGGATAAACTTAGAGAACATGGTTAGTCCCAATGCAAGGTCACATGCTCAGGAATGA